A DNA window from Microcystis aeruginosa NIES-843 contains the following coding sequences:
- a CDS encoding ShlB/FhaC/HecB family hemolysin secretion/activation protein has protein sequence MLDREGAWGLFYSVSSEEPDYYIRSRLENVTRTPLNQQTLQNGLALLQLDPLIKTIQAELTPGSTDGKSVLLVNLEEAKALSVEVSTDNYRPPNIGSYEGTIALSHGNVLGWGDKFSGEYSITEGLNLYNLHYNLPINPMDGRIGLHYWNTDSKITETLFNIFDIRNQTETLGVEYRQPIYRTLQTEWTLGLNLDIRNNRSSLEGVSFCFSQPCIDGKTNLTVLRFSQEWLNRTPNQVFAARSQLNFGINAFDSTVVNIEPNQEFFSWLGQFQFVNRFSNNWLLLGRFYAQIAGDPLPIIEQFSLGGIDTVRGYAKNEIVTDNALLGSLELRIPLTQDPEVLQITSFVEGGTGWNNLLPDPDPATLGGIGLGLRWLVANGLTVRLDYGIPLVSVDNSGNSLQEQGVYFSVRYRKAF, from the coding sequence TTGCTGGACAGAGAGGGAGCTTGGGGACTTTTCTACAGTGTAAGTTCGGAAGAACCAGATTATTATATTCGCTCTCGTTTAGAAAACGTCACCCGAACCCCTTTAAATCAGCAAACCTTACAAAACGGACTCGCTTTATTACAATTAGATCCCTTAATTAAAACGATTCAAGCTGAATTAACACCCGGAAGCACAGACGGAAAAAGTGTCTTATTGGTTAATTTAGAAGAAGCAAAAGCTTTAAGTGTAGAAGTTAGCACCGATAACTATCGTCCCCCAAATATCGGCTCTTATGAAGGAACTATCGCCTTATCTCATGGTAATGTCTTAGGATGGGGTGATAAATTTTCAGGGGAATATTCTATTACCGAAGGTTTAAATTTATACAATCTTCACTACAACTTGCCAATTAATCCGATGGATGGACGAATTGGACTACATTACTGGAATACAGACAGCAAAATTACCGAAACCTTATTCAATATCTTCGATATTCGTAACCAAACAGAGACATTAGGAGTTGAATATCGTCAACCGATTTATCGGACTCTACAAACCGAATGGACATTAGGGTTAAACTTAGATATTCGCAATAACCGTAGTTCCCTTGAAGGGGTGTCATTTTGTTTCTCTCAACCCTGTATTGATGGGAAAACCAACCTAACCGTCCTCAGATTTTCCCAAGAATGGCTCAATCGTACGCCTAACCAAGTTTTTGCTGCTCGTTCTCAATTGAACTTCGGTATCAATGCGTTTGATAGCACAGTTGTTAATATTGAGCCAAATCAGGAATTTTTTAGCTGGTTAGGTCAATTTCAGTTTGTTAATCGTTTTAGTAATAATTGGCTGTTATTAGGTCGTTTTTACGCTCAAATTGCTGGTGATCCCTTACCGATTATTGAGCAATTCAGCTTAGGAGGAATTGATACAGTGCGAGGCTATGCAAAAAACGAAATTGTTACCGATAATGCCTTATTAGGATCATTAGAGTTAAGAATTCCCCTCACTCAAGATCCCGAAGTCTTGCAAATTACCTCATTTGTTGAGGGGGGGACTGGATGGAATAATTTACTTCCTGATCCCGATCCTGCTACTTTAGGAGGGATAGGATTAGGTTTACGCTGGTTAGTGGCTAATGGTTTAACTGTTCGTTTAGATTACGGGATTCCGTTAGTTTCTGTCGATAATTCCGGAAATTCACTGCAAGAACAAGGGGTTTACTTTTCGGTGAGATATAGAAAAGCATTCTAG
- a CDS encoding CHASE2 domain-containing protein yields the protein MYDRTNLKALTPNKPMWHRWWKKPILKQFNQWGGLFPGITIIAVIITARGLGLPEESEWTTFDTFLRLRPLEAIDERIVIIGINEADIRQIKQYPIPDAEITNLIQILQQYNPRAIGLDIVRDLPVEPGHDKFVQILQNSPNIIGIQQVLGLGIAPPPALPSEQIGFSDGIPDDDGRMRRSLLGTYVENNPEYQFSLALRLAEAYLTPKGFPLDNGIKDPHAMRFGTVELPRFSSYTGGYINTKAGGVQILVNYRNNIDSFRTFSLSDVKSSKIKPEWIQNRLVLIGMTTPSAPDLAHTTAIASSHVKGEIYGVEFQAHAISQIISAVLDNRPLIKSLAEGWEYLWIIVWGLGGIYLSQLTVSPLKNLLAVILSSFMLIIICYLFLWWGWWLPMVPAVLALAFNGVILTSFYLSHQNLLSKLAERQQTIEETFTVIHNGPLQTLTIFLKKMREKGDQESITYLENLNQEIREIGEYLKQDSLKPAKETSDRLRLGSGLMLDLKQPLDDLFYQVYNSTLNRDLPYFSTLKVKSRSFAPISLPLSLDKKRELCQFLEEALCNIGKHAQGVIRINAVGINTDGWYILSIKDNGQGKDLIAENLGTKQAQALAKKLGGQFRREKLHPKGVLCELRWQIVTQKTSKLSQWLKLIHSKLNLKN from the coding sequence TTGTATGATAGAACCAACCTAAAAGCCCTAACCCCAAACAAACCCATGTGGCATCGCTGGTGGAAAAAGCCAATCCTTAAACAATTCAATCAATGGGGAGGACTGTTCCCCGGTATTACCATCATTGCCGTTATAATCACTGCGCGAGGATTAGGATTACCCGAAGAATCAGAATGGACAACGTTTGACACCTTTTTGCGGCTTCGTCCCCTTGAAGCGATAGATGAGAGAATCGTAATTATCGGGATTAATGAAGCAGATATTAGACAAATCAAACAATATCCTATCCCTGATGCTGAAATTACCAATTTAATCCAAATCTTACAACAATACAACCCCAGAGCCATCGGTTTAGACATTGTTCGGGATCTCCCCGTTGAACCAGGACATGATAAATTCGTTCAAATTTTGCAAAATAGCCCTAATATAATCGGTATTCAACAAGTTTTAGGCTTAGGCATTGCGCCCCCTCCGGCTTTACCTTCTGAGCAAATTGGTTTTTCCGATGGTATTCCCGATGATGATGGACGAATGCGGCGCAGTTTATTGGGAACTTACGTCGAAAATAACCCAGAATATCAATTTTCCTTGGCCTTACGCCTCGCAGAAGCCTATTTAACCCCCAAAGGCTTTCCCTTAGACAATGGCATCAAAGATCCCCATGCTATGCGTTTTGGTACAGTAGAATTACCCCGTTTTTCGTCCTATACAGGGGGTTATATTAATACTAAAGCAGGGGGCGTACAGATTCTGGTCAATTATCGCAATAATATCGATAGTTTTCGCACTTTTTCCCTAAGTGATGTCAAATCCAGCAAAATTAAGCCCGAATGGATACAAAATCGCCTTGTTTTAATTGGCATGACGACACCCAGTGCGCCTGATCTTGCTCATACAACGGCGATCGCTTCTTCTCACGTCAAAGGCGAAATTTATGGGGTAGAATTTCAAGCTCATGCCATTAGTCAAATTATTAGTGCAGTCTTGGATAATCGCCCTTTAATCAAAAGTTTAGCAGAAGGATGGGAATATCTCTGGATTATTGTTTGGGGGTTAGGAGGAATTTATCTGAGTCAATTAACCGTTTCCCCTTTAAAGAATTTATTAGCGGTTATTCTTTCGAGTTTTATGTTAATTATCATCTGTTATCTTTTCCTCTGGTGGGGATGGTGGTTGCCTATGGTTCCCGCTGTGTTAGCTTTGGCATTTAATGGGGTTATTTTAACCAGTTTTTATCTTTCTCATCAAAATTTATTGTCAAAATTAGCAGAACGTCAACAAACTATCGAAGAAACCTTTACAGTGATTCACAATGGACCCTTACAAACCTTAACCATCTTTTTAAAAAAAATGCGAGAGAAGGGAGATCAAGAAAGTATTACTTATTTAGAAAACTTAAATCAAGAAATTAGAGAAATTGGGGAATATCTTAAACAAGATTCCTTAAAACCTGCAAAAGAGACTTCAGATCGTTTACGCTTAGGTAGTGGTTTGATGTTGGATTTAAAACAACCCCTTGACGATCTATTTTACCAAGTTTATAATAGTACCTTAAATCGGGATTTACCCTATTTTTCTACTTTAAAGGTTAAAAGTCGCTCTTTTGCGCCGATTTCTCTTCCCTTATCTTTAGACAAAAAACGGGAACTTTGCCAGTTTCTTGAAGAAGCATTATGTAATATTGGAAAACACGCTCAAGGGGTCATCCGTATTAATGCGGTTGGCATTAATACGGATGGATGGTATATATTAAGTATTAAAGATAATGGACAAGGAAAAGACTTAATTGCCGAAAATTTAGGCACAAAACAGGCGCAAGCACTGGCTAAAAAACTTGGAGGACAGTTCAGACGAGAAAAACTGCACCCAAAAGGGGTATTATGCGAATTACGTTGGCAAATTGTTACCCAAAAAACATCTAAGTTATCGCAATGGCTTAAATTAATTCACTCTAAACTCAATCTTAAAAATTAA
- a CDS encoding GUN4 domain-containing protein: protein MRINFSLCQITLAIALFLNPLPAIVAQTTTSGEMVSPTTGINYTRLKNFLAQQNWRQANDETRNLMLKATGRELQGWFTMEDLQKLACWDLQKMDQLWKEASGGRFSFSTQFRIFIETGNRPGRLVAIENFQTFGDRIGWRKDGDWIIFKENLNYTLNAPVGHLPAPRDEYQIAGGRLEYTTLAQRLVTCNIVSLGQSKQ, encoded by the coding sequence ATGAGAATTAATTTTTCCTTGTGTCAGATCACTCTTGCGATCGCTTTATTTCTCAATCCCTTGCCGGCGATCGTTGCCCAGACTACCACCTCTGGGGAAATGGTATCACCGACCACGGGCATTAATTACACTCGCCTGAAAAATTTCCTCGCTCAACAAAATTGGCGGCAAGCTAACGATGAAACCCGTAATTTAATGCTGAAAGCAACCGGACGGGAATTACAGGGCTGGTTTACCATGGAAGACCTGCAAAAATTGGCCTGTTGGGATCTGCAAAAGATGGATCAACTCTGGAAAGAAGCTTCCGGGGGTCGTTTTAGTTTCAGTACCCAATTTCGCATTTTTATCGAGACGGGTAATCGACCGGGGCGCTTAGTGGCGATCGAAAATTTTCAAACTTTTGGCGATCGCATCGGTTGGCGTAAAGATGGTGATTGGATTATTTTTAAAGAAAATCTTAACTATACCCTCAATGCACCCGTCGGTCATCTGCCGGCGCCCCGGGACGAATATCAGATCGCCGGTGGTCGCCTAGAATACACCACCCTCGCCCAAAGATTAGTTACCTGTAATATTGTTAGCTTAGGGCAAAGCAAACAATAG
- a CDS encoding response regulator yields the protein MSLILIIDDHPLLLEGTLKAIQAEHPEADFLTASHLQEAQHLLSSHQPDILVMDLSLPQTEGTVAEVENGLNFLKKILKDYPNLNIIVQSSYIKALMRLKPNIDNHHGGFAVADKTLPQSEMINRVNWVMRGLTHTKDLKAGIEVKSEWLELLRFAFEEGLQDKAIAIKMNIAERTVRHYWTKLQDVLEIYPEDSKNLRILTLKRAREEGLID from the coding sequence ATGTCTCTTATCCTGATAATTGACGATCATCCCCTCCTTCTTGAAGGAACGCTCAAAGCTATTCAAGCAGAGCATCCCGAAGCCGACTTTTTAACCGCTTCTCATCTCCAAGAAGCCCAACACCTCCTAAGCAGTCATCAACCTGATATTCTGGTGATGGATCTTTCCCTCCCCCAAACCGAGGGAACAGTCGCTGAAGTCGAAAATGGGTTAAATTTTCTTAAAAAAATACTAAAAGACTATCCGAACCTAAATATTATCGTGCAAAGTAGTTATATCAAAGCCCTAATGCGTCTTAAGCCAAATATTGATAATCATCACGGAGGTTTTGCAGTTGCGGATAAAACCTTACCTCAGTCAGAAATGATTAACCGCGTTAATTGGGTGATGCGGGGATTAACCCATACCAAAGATTTAAAAGCAGGAATAGAGGTAAAATCTGAATGGTTAGAATTGCTTAGATTTGCGTTTGAAGAAGGTTTACAGGATAAAGCGATCGCCATAAAAATGAACATTGCAGAAAGAACGGTGCGTCACTATTGGACAAAATTACAAGATGTCTTAGAAATTTATCCAGAAGATAGTAAAAACTTGCGAATTTTAACTTTAAAACGCGCTAGAGAAGAAGGACTGATTGATTAA
- a CDS encoding efflux RND transporter periplasmic adaptor subunit — protein sequence MIKRSVNVSRAIGSSIAVSLIITGCAPQTPQATGPAAVPVKLQTLGTDKLVQSSEFVGTLIAQERVSVSPQITGRIRTIFVKSGDQVTQGQKIAELDPEQQQQQVNAGIGQVNSAKANLNASEADLRQRQAQARANKAQIAQNRANVANAEANVKSQIATLSAAEADLQRARANLDLAEKNLKRAEFLVKQGAQPQQDLDDRRRDIQAAKAEVEARSQNRDAARQQVTAARATLQANQEALNIAIQNELASRQQVAAAAATVNSRQAAVASAEGQLGATRQNLVFNTITAPIDGFVGDFNQRKVGDIISLGEELTSLTNNKTLELNVQIPVELQPRLRVGLPVEIINPDGSPGVRGQVTFISPTVSQATQSVLVKFAFTNDGSLRNNQYVRTRLIWDQKPGVLVPTTAVTSIGAQNFVFVAEKEKAKEGQENAKERLVVRQKPIQVGTIQGQAYQVISGVNAGERIAINNILSLRDGTAITVSQQ from the coding sequence ATGATTAAACGATCCGTTAACGTATCGAGAGCGATCGGTTCGTCGATCGCCGTTTCCCTAATTATCACTGGTTGCGCCCCCCAAACCCCCCAAGCCACTGGACCGGCGGCTGTTCCCGTCAAACTGCAAACCCTCGGCACCGACAAATTAGTGCAAAGTAGCGAATTTGTGGGTACTTTGATCGCCCAAGAGCGTGTTAGCGTCTCCCCTCAGATTACCGGTCGGATTCGGACTATTTTCGTTAAATCTGGCGATCAGGTAACTCAGGGACAAAAAATCGCCGAATTGGATCCCGAACAACAACAGCAACAGGTAAACGCCGGCATCGGCCAGGTAAATTCGGCCAAAGCGAACCTCAATGCGTCTGAGGCGGATTTAAGGCAAAGACAAGCGCAAGCGAGGGCAAATAAAGCCCAAATTGCCCAGAATCGGGCAAATGTGGCCAATGCGGAAGCTAATGTTAAAAGTCAGATCGCCACCTTGAGCGCCGCCGAAGCTGATTTACAGAGAGCGAGAGCTAATTTAGATTTAGCGGAAAAAAACCTAAAAAGAGCCGAATTTCTGGTCAAACAAGGCGCACAGCCCCAACAGGACTTAGATGATCGCCGCCGCGACATTCAGGCCGCCAAGGCAGAAGTAGAAGCCCGGTCTCAAAATCGTGATGCGGCCCGTCAACAGGTGACGGCGGCTAGAGCTACCTTACAGGCAAACCAAGAAGCATTAAATATCGCCATTCAAAACGAATTAGCCTCACGGCAACAGGTGGCGGCAGCAGCAGCAACAGTGAACAGTCGTCAAGCGGCGGTAGCCAGTGCCGAGGGGCAATTAGGGGCGACGCGCCAGAATTTAGTTTTTAACACCATTACCGCCCCGATTGATGGTTTTGTCGGCGATTTTAATCAAAGAAAAGTCGGCGATATTATCTCCCTGGGTGAAGAATTAACCTCGTTGACTAACAATAAAACTTTGGAACTAAATGTGCAGATTCCCGTGGAATTACAACCGCGTCTGCGCGTCGGTTTGCCCGTGGAAATTATTAATCCCGATGGCAGCCCGGGCGTTCGCGGTCAAGTAACTTTTATTTCCCCCACCGTTTCCCAAGCTACCCAATCGGTTTTAGTGAAATTTGCCTTTACTAATGATGGCAGTCTTCGCAATAACCAATATGTGCGGACGCGGTTAATTTGGGATCAAAAACCGGGGGTATTAGTTCCCACCACGGCAGTGACTAGCATCGGAGCGCAAAATTTTGTTTTTGTGGCCGAAAAAGAAAAGGCTAAAGAAGGTCAAGAAAATGCCAAGGAGCGTTTAGTGGTCAGACAAAAACCAATTCAAGTCGGCACAATTCAAGGGCAAGCTTATCAGGTTATTTCTGGAGTAAATGCCGGGGAAAGAATTGCTATTAATAATATTCTTTCTCTCCGAGATGGTACAGCTATAACTGTTAGTCAGCAGTAA
- a CDS encoding aspartate carbamoyltransferase catalytic subunit, translated as MAFTWIRHHILGLEDWQPEEYQTLLQTASSFREVLSRRTKKVPALQGQVVTNLFFEPSTRTRSSFELAAKRLSADVLNFAPGSSSLTKGETILDTALTYVAMGTDIFVIRHQQSGVPDLIAGEMDRLESGVSILNAGDGQHEHPSQGLLDLFTICCLLDEENPRLELLEGKKIAIVGDILHSRVARSNIWSLTTAGAEVHLSAPPTLLPKYFGELCDRLFLHWDLEPALEKADFVMTLRLQKERMTANLLPSLREYHQSFGITRPRLQSCQPGVKVLHPGPVNRGVEISSDLMDDPDFSLISQQVTSGVAVRMALLYLIGNLRSDQ; from the coding sequence ATGGCTTTCACTTGGATCCGACACCATATTTTAGGATTAGAAGACTGGCAACCGGAAGAATACCAAACCCTGCTACAAACGGCCTCTAGTTTTCGTGAAGTTCTTTCCCGACGCACCAAGAAAGTGCCGGCCCTACAGGGACAAGTGGTGACAAATCTTTTTTTTGAACCCTCCACCCGCACCCGTAGTAGTTTTGAACTAGCGGCGAAACGTCTTTCGGCCGATGTTCTTAATTTTGCCCCGGGTAGTTCCAGTTTGACTAAGGGGGAAACGATTCTCGATACCGCTTTAACCTATGTGGCCATGGGTACGGATATTTTTGTCATTCGACATCAACAGTCGGGGGTTCCCGATTTGATTGCGGGGGAAATGGACCGTCTAGAATCGGGGGTGAGTATTCTTAATGCTGGGGACGGTCAACACGAACACCCCTCCCAGGGACTTTTAGACCTGTTTACGATCTGTTGTCTGTTAGACGAGGAAAATCCCCGTTTAGAACTGTTAGAGGGCAAAAAAATCGCTATTGTCGGGGATATACTCCATTCTCGTGTCGCTCGTTCCAATATCTGGAGTTTAACCACGGCAGGAGCAGAAGTACATTTGTCGGCACCCCCCACCCTGCTGCCGAAATATTTTGGGGAATTGTGCGATCGCCTATTTCTCCACTGGGATTTAGAACCAGCTTTAGAAAAGGCCGATTTTGTGATGACCCTGCGACTGCAAAAAGAACGCATGACTGCCAATCTTTTGCCCAGTTTACGGGAATATCATCAAAGTTTTGGCATTACTCGTCCTCGTTTGCAATCCTGTCAACCGGGGGTGAAGGTGCTTCATCCCGGTCCTGTGAATCGGGGAGTGGAAATTAGTTCCGATTTAATGGACGATCCCGATTTTAGTCTGATTTCCCAACAAGTTACCAGTGGTGTCGCTGTCAGAATGGCTTTGTTATACCTGATCGGTAATCTTCGCAGCGACCAGTAA
- a CDS encoding POTRA domain-containing protein — MINKDHMFKVFKRLFCVSLIAGCIGLDSSTGQAQSLADGDRFQETKNCPSDPESEGFFVKKIEVLGNSIFKAEIRSLTQPLENQKITIEKLICLRSTITELYVSRGYITSGAFLPNNQEITEGTVKIQVVEGEIERIEIQGLKRLKDYWLYRTCHAKLSTTYACKACTIGL; from the coding sequence TTGATTAATAAAGATCATATGTTTAAGGTATTCAAAAGATTATTTTGTGTGAGTTTAATCGCAGGTTGTATCGGCTTAGATAGCTCTACGGGACAAGCGCAATCGCTGGCTGATGGAGACCGTTTTCAAGAGACAAAAAACTGCCCCTCTGATCCTGAAAGTGAGGGGTTTTTTGTCAAGAAAATTGAGGTTTTGGGCAATAGTATTTTTAAAGCAGAAATTCGATCTTTAACTCAACCTTTAGAAAATCAAAAGATTACTATTGAAAAACTTATTTGTCTGCGAAGCACCATTACAGAACTTTATGTTAGCAGAGGCTATATTACTTCTGGGGCATTCTTACCAAATAACCAAGAGATTACTGAGGGAACGGTAAAAATTCAAGTTGTAGAGGGAGAAATTGAACGAATTGAGATACAAGGACTTAAGAGACTCAAAGATTATTGGCTCTACCGAACCTGTCATGCAAAACTATCAACAACTTATGCTTGTAAAGCTTGTACAATAGGGCTTTGA
- a CDS encoding DUF3368 domain-containing protein yields MKAVTNALVLIALSSIRKLELVHQRFPLNLPTLGTVVLLIWAKQNRLIPNLKEQLDNLQTVGKFRLSLSVYENALQKVGLFSFLCGSKKNRDNFPEI; encoded by the coding sequence ATGAAAGCTGTAACCAACGCATTAGTTTTAATTGCTTTAAGTAGCATTAGAAAATTAGAATTAGTTCATCAACGATTTCCTCTGAATTTACCCACACTCGGAACAGTCGTACTTTTAATTTGGGCAAAACAAAATCGCTTAATTCCCAACTTAAAAGAACAATTAGATAACTTGCAAACAGTGGGTAAATTTCGCTTAAGTTTGTCAGTTTATGAAAATGCACTTCAAAAAGTTGGGCTCTTCTCGTTTCTGTGTGGGAGTAAGAAGAATAGGGATAATTTTCCAGAAATATAG
- a CDS encoding UPF0175 family protein, which translates to MPDEVADNLRIPPDECANRVRIELAIRLYQKQILSLGKARELTQLSKWDFHELLAQENI; encoded by the coding sequence ATTCCTGATGAAGTCGCAGATAATCTACGCATCCCACCTGATGAATGCGCCAACCGTGTTCGTATTGAATTGGCCATCAGACTCTATCAAAAACAAATTCTCTCATTAGGTAAAGCCCGTGAACTAACCCAATTAAGTAAATGGGATTTTCATGAATTATTAGCCCAAGAAAATATTTAA
- a CDS encoding ureidoglycolate lyase has translation MSNSITVRPLSAQLITAESFRPYGQLIIPSHDGKPFDESDAQLHLKNGVPRFYIMRLQTRGRKFKRITRHSQCTQCLGSLGGQEWFLGVAPPSPYPQPDLEKLKVFRIPGDCFIKLEVGTWHAGPLFDQPAINFYNLELSDTNIVDHFTYNFAQEQLIEFEIVD, from the coding sequence ATGAGTAATTCGATTACCGTTCGTCCCCTGTCAGCGCAACTAATTACCGCCGAGAGTTTCCGTCCCTACGGTCAATTAATAATCCCTAGTCATGATGGAAAACCGTTTGATGAAAGCGATGCACAACTGCATTTAAAAAACGGTGTGCCACGCTTTTATATTATGCGTTTACAGACTCGCGGACGTAAATTTAAGCGAATTACTCGTCATAGTCAATGTACCCAATGTCTTGGTTCTTTGGGGGGACAAGAGTGGTTTTTAGGAGTGGCCCCCCCTAGTCCTTATCCTCAACCGGATTTGGAAAAACTAAAGGTTTTTCGCATCCCCGGGGACTGTTTTATTAAATTAGAGGTGGGAACTTGGCACGCTGGCCCACTTTTTGATCAACCGGCGATCAATTTTTATAATCTCGAATTGAGCGATACTAATATTGTCGATCATTTTACCTATAATTTTGCCCAAGAGCAGTTAATAGAATTCGAGATTGTTGATTGA
- a CDS encoding DUF928 domain-containing protein, with protein sequence MIKTYKKSITLSLLTLGLTLFPLIADAGYSPPPQQERAGDHSKSMGVRTGSNLTEEDYPLTIIAPQVYVGQTASVTPSFVWIVGNQNTDYEVDFRLFEFNEQGKIQQRGETLRFQQKGGIHNFSFPSNQTPLEVGKKYLWQVAIRQSPDVWMIQRAEFRVVEMPIFLSQQVANSLQKTEQAERYAENGLWYDALMTSLSSTHQGELNPQVANFIKSLVESEHLEPSEGVDAKIITRRNNTLIKLAEYYK encoded by the coding sequence ATGATTAAAACTTACAAAAAATCCATTACTCTTTCTTTACTCACGTTAGGATTAACCCTTTTTCCTTTAATAGCTGATGCAGGATATTCTCCCCCACCTCAACAAGAAAGAGCAGGAGATCATTCTAAATCAATGGGAGTAAGGACAGGCTCTAATTTAACCGAAGAGGATTACCCTTTAACGATTATTGCACCGCAAGTTTATGTCGGTCAAACGGCATCTGTTACCCCTTCTTTTGTCTGGATAGTGGGTAATCAAAATACGGATTATGAGGTAGATTTTCGCTTATTTGAATTTAATGAGCAAGGAAAAATTCAACAAAGGGGAGAAACGTTACGATTTCAACAAAAAGGAGGAATTCATAACTTTTCTTTTCCCAGTAATCAAACCCCTTTAGAAGTGGGTAAAAAGTATCTTTGGCAAGTCGCTATTCGTCAAAGTCCTGACGTTTGGATGATTCAACGAGCAGAATTTAGAGTGGTTGAAATGCCCATTTTTTTAAGTCAACAAGTGGCTAATTCACTTCAAAAAACTGAACAAGCAGAACGCTATGCCGAAAATGGGTTATGGTATGATGCTTTAATGACGAGCTTATCTTCAACCCATCAAGGAGAATTAAACCCTCAAGTTGCTAATTTTATTAAATCTCTCGTAGAATCTGAACATTTAGAGCCATCTGAAGGGGTTGATGCCAAAATTATTACTCGACGAAATAACACTTTAATAAAACTGGCAGAGTATTACAAATAG